In Stomatohabitans albus, one genomic interval encodes:
- the dnaB gene encoding replicative DNA helicase → MNNDFGYSEEPSSFRSPPAAIEAENSLLGAIMLNEHVLNDVLPIIRPDDFFRGSNRKIYEAILSLNSDGEPIDPISVIQTLKRTNDLNGVGGDLAVFNLSNEVATSANAEYYARLIADAAAKRRLIDVGGKITEIGFNERLRGNEAVDEAESLVFALANKEQRSDFAVMNTLCADAADTLEHLSQQESGVTGIKSGFYDLDRLTAGFQPGQLIVVAARPAMGKSTLVTNMAQYVAINEKKPVAMFSLEMGDREIMMRLLAAQSGVHNDRLRDPRTLEEQDWTKISRSLGIFAAAPLFIDDTPGINVMEIRAKCRRLHAKTDGLGMVIVDYLQLMESHKATDGRVQEVAEFSRGLKVLAKELEVPVIALSQLSRKPEERENKRPLLSDLRESGAIEQDADIVMFIYRDEVYKQDSQHKGEAELIVAKHRAGQLATINLSFQGHFSRFANLARQAQQGPPPQSANGYNTPPPPTTPTASVATSGYATPPPPPLEEF, encoded by the coding sequence ATGAATAATGACTTTGGGTACAGCGAAGAACCGAGCTCCTTTCGCAGTCCTCCTGCGGCCATCGAAGCAGAAAATAGCCTGCTGGGCGCCATCATGCTCAATGAGCATGTCTTGAATGATGTACTCCCGATTATTCGTCCTGATGACTTTTTCCGTGGTTCAAATCGCAAAATCTACGAAGCGATCTTGAGCCTTAATAGCGACGGCGAGCCGATCGACCCCATCTCTGTGATTCAGACCCTCAAACGAACTAACGACCTCAATGGGGTTGGTGGTGACCTCGCCGTATTCAATCTCAGCAACGAAGTTGCAACGAGTGCGAACGCTGAGTACTACGCACGTCTCATTGCCGACGCTGCAGCCAAGCGCAGACTCATTGATGTGGGTGGCAAAATCACTGAGATTGGCTTTAATGAGCGCTTGCGTGGGAATGAAGCCGTTGATGAGGCTGAATCCCTGGTCTTTGCATTAGCAAATAAAGAACAGCGCAGTGATTTTGCTGTCATGAACACATTATGCGCCGATGCAGCTGACACCCTTGAGCATTTGTCCCAACAAGAGAGCGGGGTGACGGGTATCAAGAGTGGGTTCTATGACCTGGACCGGCTCACTGCTGGGTTCCAACCTGGTCAACTTATCGTTGTTGCGGCTCGCCCTGCGATGGGTAAATCAACGCTCGTGACCAATATGGCCCAATATGTAGCGATCAATGAAAAGAAACCAGTGGCCATGTTTAGCCTCGAAATGGGCGATAGAGAAATTATGATGCGCCTCTTGGCCGCCCAATCTGGCGTTCACAATGATCGGCTCCGTGATCCACGAACCCTCGAAGAGCAAGACTGGACAAAAATCAGTCGGTCATTGGGTATTTTTGCCGCTGCACCGCTTTTTATTGACGATACACCCGGTATCAATGTGATGGAGATTCGGGCCAAGTGCCGTCGTCTTCACGCGAAGACGGATGGGTTAGGCATGGTCATTGTTGACTACCTCCAACTGATGGAAAGCCACAAAGCGACCGATGGTCGTGTGCAAGAGGTTGCGGAGTTTTCTCGTGGGTTGAAAGTCCTGGCTAAAGAACTAGAAGTTCCTGTTATTGCCTTGTCACAGCTGTCTCGCAAACCGGAAGAACGCGAGAATAAACGCCCACTGTTGAGTGATTTGCGCGAATCAGGCGCCATCGAACAAGACGCTGACATTGTGATGTTTATCTATCGTGATGAGGTCTATAAACAAGATTCTCAGCACAAAGGTGAGGCAGAACTGATCGTCGCCAAGCATCGTGCCGGCCAGCTAGCAACTATTAACCTGTCCTTTCAGGGCCATTTCTCTCGGTTTGCTAACTTGGCTCGCCAAGCTCAACAAGGCCCACCCCCTCAGAGCGCCAATGGCTATAACACTCCGCCACCACCCACCACGCCAACAGCATCGGTGGCCACATCGGGGTACGCAACCCCGCCACCACCACCGCTCGAAGAGTTTTAG
- the rplI gene encoding 50S ribosomal protein L9: MQIILKADVPNLGDAGDVVDVRRGYANNYLLPKGLAILATGGALKDAQLMARSRARREAGNIATAETQKATLEGSPLTTSVKAGVDGTLYGSVGKRNIAELIEKQHGIIVNYKTIGTDRPIKTTGEHEVPVRLHRDVHATITLVIEGEVDANELAAHKAEQERLAAKKAEADQAAKDAEQAEAEQAAEAEAAAEGEPAEGEPAEGEDA, from the coding sequence ATGCAGATTATTTTGAAAGCAGACGTTCCTAACCTTGGCGATGCTGGCGATGTTGTAGATGTCCGTCGCGGTTATGCGAACAACTACTTATTACCCAAAGGTTTAGCTATTTTGGCTACCGGCGGTGCACTCAAGGATGCTCAACTCATGGCTCGCTCACGTGCGCGTCGTGAAGCTGGCAACATTGCCACGGCTGAAACCCAGAAGGCCACCCTTGAGGGTTCACCTTTAACAACCAGCGTTAAAGCCGGTGTGGATGGCACCTTGTACGGCTCCGTCGGTAAGCGCAATATCGCTGAACTGATTGAGAAGCAGCACGGCATTATCGTCAATTACAAGACGATCGGTACCGACCGTCCGATTAAAACAACCGGCGAGCACGAAGTACCGGTTCGCTTGCACCGTGACGTGCATGCAACCATCACCTTGGTTATTGAAGGTGAAGTGGACGCTAACGAATTGGCCGCACACAAGGCCGAACAAGAACGCCTTGCTGCGAAGAAAGCGGAAGCTGACCAAGCTGCCAAGGACGCTGAACAGGCTGAGGCCGAACAAGCAGCAGAGGCTGAAGCGGCTGCCGAAGGTGAGCCAGCTGAAGGCGAACCGGCTGAAGGCGAAGACGCTTAA
- the rpsR gene encoding 30S ribosomal protein S18: MARPAPRQAPQRPVKRKDDFFRKNDITYIDYKDTELLSRFISDRGKIRSSRVTGINPQQQKLVAQAIKNAREMALLPYSTR; the protein is encoded by the coding sequence ATGGCACGACCCGCCCCGAGGCAAGCGCCCCAGCGCCCTGTAAAGCGCAAGGACGACTTCTTCCGCAAGAACGACATTACGTACATCGATTACAAGGACACTGAGCTGTTAAGCCGCTTCATCTCTGATCGTGGCAAGATTCGTTCGTCTCGCGTAACCGGTATCAACCCACAGCAGCAAAAGCTGGTGGCCCAGGCCATCAAAAATGCCCGTGAGATGGCATTGCTGCCCTACTCCACCCGATAG
- the ssb gene encoding single-stranded DNA-binding protein, with translation MAVENQITVIGNLANDPQIRYTNDGTPVTSVAVAVNRRVRNSATNEWEDQLDGFFDGTVWRDHAANVAASLKKGDRVIMIGRLVKRSYNDRDGNQRQAVDIQIDEIAPSLRWAQVQVSRNSGGRSGGGYGDASFGNAPQPAQAPAPVEQPSDDIPF, from the coding sequence ATGGCAGTCGAAAATCAGATCACCGTTATCGGCAATTTAGCTAACGACCCACAAATTCGATACACCAACGATGGCACTCCGGTAACAAGTGTCGCGGTCGCCGTGAATCGTCGTGTTCGGAATTCCGCTACTAATGAGTGGGAAGACCAACTTGATGGATTCTTTGATGGCACCGTATGGCGCGACCATGCCGCCAATGTTGCCGCCAGCCTGAAGAAGGGCGATCGGGTCATCATGATAGGCCGACTGGTGAAGCGTTCATATAACGATCGTGACGGGAACCAACGCCAAGCAGTCGACATCCAGATTGATGAGATCGCACCAAGCCTTCGCTGGGCCCAAGTACAGGTAAGTCGAAATAGTGGCGGCCGTAGCGGCGGTGGATATGGCGATGCAAGTTTTGGTAACGCCCCCCAGCCCGCGCAGGCCCCAGCTCCCGTTGAGCAACCCAGTGATGACATCCCCTTCTAA
- the rpsF gene encoding 30S ribosomal protein S6 gives MRHYELMFIQHGELDDTTVDTNVKRFSDLITQLGGTVSNVDHWGKREFAYEINHKTHGYYTVVDFEIDADGLNELDRQLRISDDIVRHKVVRPQTRTKNL, from the coding sequence ATGCGCCATTATGAATTAATGTTTATCCAGCACGGTGAGCTTGATGACACCACCGTCGATACGAATGTCAAGCGTTTCTCCGATTTGATTACACAACTCGGTGGCACGGTTTCCAATGTCGACCACTGGGGTAAGCGCGAATTCGCTTACGAAATTAATCACAAGACACACGGGTATTACACCGTTGTTGATTTTGAGATTGACGCTGACGGGCTCAACGAATTGGATCGGCAGCTGCGGATCAGCGACGACATCGTTCGGCACAAAGTCGTTCGCCCGCAGACCCGTACCAAAAACCTCTAG
- a CDS encoding helix-turn-helix domain-containing protein: MTEEMRQLQDFPDIMTAQQVAEMLHMSLDYVRKLSREGKIPSHKLPGGSHFRYFKDEIVDWLRAQPQSEGRAAKQSAAKGN, encoded by the coding sequence ATGACTGAAGAGATGCGGCAACTTCAAGACTTCCCCGACATTATGACTGCTCAGCAGGTTGCTGAAATGCTCCATATGAGCCTTGATTATGTGCGCAAACTATCACGGGAAGGGAAGATCCCAAGCCATAAACTCCCCGGTGGTAGCCACTTTCGCTACTTCAAAGACGAAATTGTTGATTGGCTTCGCGCTCAACCACAATCAGAGGGTAGAGCAGCTAAGCAATCTGCTGCCAAAGGCAACTAA
- the deoC gene encoding deoxyribose-phosphate aldolase, translating into MALSPGEFAAMVDHTLLKPEATRADIETTCQEAVDMATKSVCVNSMWVSVVANALVDSPVLTCTVVGFPLGAMNIRGLISETAQAIDDGADEVDMVLPFGAVLGGDWDSARNAISAVREACEGKVLKVILESRALGLDLTAKAAQLSVDLGADFVKTSTGFHSSGGADAASVQRMRDVVGPHLGVKASGGVRTLDDVNKMIAAGANRLGMSATKQVFAELLSV; encoded by the coding sequence ATGGCACTCTCCCCTGGTGAATTTGCCGCGATGGTGGACCACACGTTGTTAAAGCCCGAAGCAACGCGCGCAGATATCGAAACTACTTGCCAAGAAGCTGTTGATATGGCAACAAAGAGTGTTTGCGTGAACTCAATGTGGGTCTCCGTTGTCGCAAATGCATTGGTGGACTCTCCTGTGCTTACCTGTACGGTTGTGGGATTCCCACTAGGCGCGATGAATATTCGTGGGTTGATCAGCGAAACAGCGCAAGCGATTGATGACGGAGCTGATGAAGTAGACATGGTTTTACCGTTTGGTGCCGTACTAGGTGGTGACTGGGATAGTGCCAGGAATGCAATTTCAGCAGTCCGTGAGGCGTGTGAAGGAAAGGTTTTGAAAGTCATTTTGGAATCTCGCGCCCTAGGTCTTGACCTTACGGCGAAAGCAGCACAGCTATCCGTTGACTTAGGCGCAGATTTTGTCAAAACATCCACAGGCTTTCATAGCTCTGGGGGAGCTGATGCAGCATCAGTTCAACGCATGCGTGATGTTGTCGGCCCCCATCTCGGCGTCAAGGCAAGTGGAGGCGTACGGACCTTGGATGACGTGAACAAGATGATTGCAGCAGGAGCAAATCGCTTGGGTATGTCTGCAACTAAACAAGTGTTTGCAGAATTGTTATCTGTTTAA